From a region of the Sphaerodactylus townsendi isolate TG3544 linkage group LG16, MPM_Stown_v2.3, whole genome shotgun sequence genome:
- the ALDH4A1 gene encoding delta-1-pyrroline-5-carboxylate dehydrogenase, mitochondrial, with the protein MLLRPLLQRALPRVGLRWQHRVSVEVANEPILEFRPGSPERLALQKALNDLKDKTEAIPCVVGGEEVWTTDVRYQVSPFKHSHKVAKYCYADKDLLNKAINAAVASRKEWDLRPIQDRAQIFFKAADMLSGPRRAEVLAKTMIGQGKTVVQAEIDAAAELIDFFRFHAKYAIELEQEQPLSVPPSTNSMVYRGLEGFVAAVSPFNFTAIGGNLAGAPALMGNVVLWKPSDTAILSSYAIYKLLLEAGLPPNIIQFVPADGPVFGDTVTASEHFCGLNFTGSVPTFKHLWKQVSENLDRYRTFPRLAGECGGKNFHFVHASADVPSVVSGTLRSAFEYGGQKCSACSRLYAPDSLWPRIKGMLLEEHQKIKVGDPVEDFETFFSAVIDQKSFKRVQKWIKHAETSPKLHVLAGGKCDDTVGYFVQPCIIETQDPKDPIMQEEIFGPVLTVYVYPEKQYQDVLRLIDNTSPYSLTGAVFAQDKAVIAEARKILHNAAGNFYINDKSTGSVVAQQPFGGARVSGTNDKPGSRLYVLRWTSPLAIKETHVPLGDWKYPYMQ; encoded by the exons ATGCTGCTGCGGCCCCTCCTGCAGAGAGCCCTGCCCAGGGTGGG GCTGCGATGGCAACACCGTGTGTCTGTGGAGGTGGCCAACGAACCTATCTTGGAGTTCAGGCCGGGGAGCCCCGAGCGACTGGCTCTCCAGAAG GCCCTGAACGACTTGAAAGACAAGACCGAAGCCATCCCCTGTGTCGTGGGGGGTGAAGAGGTTTGGACGACGGACGTGCGGTATCAAGTGTCG cCTTTTAAGCATTCACACAAAGTGGCCAAGTACTGCTATGCGGATAAG GACTTGCTGAACAAAGCCATCAATGCCGCAGTGGCCTCACGGAAGGAGTGGGACCTTCGGCCCATCCAAGACCGGGCccagatttttttcaaagcagctgacatgtTGAGTGGGCCCAGGAGGGCGGAAGTGCTGGCGAAGACCATGATCGGGCAG GGCAAAACGGTCGTTCAGGCGGAGATCGATGCGGCTGCTGAACTGATCGACTTCTTCCGCTTCCATGCCAAGTATGCCATAGAGCTGGAGCAGGAGCAGCCCCTCAGCGTGCCCCCCAGCACCAACAGCATGGTGTATCGGGGGCTGGAG GGTTTCGTTGCTGCCGTCTCTCCCTTTAATTTCACTGCCATCGGAGGAAACCTGGCAGGGGCTCCGGCTTTGATG ggtAACGTGGTTCTCTGGAAACCCAGTGACACGGCGATCCTGTCGAGCTACGCCATTTACAAGCTCCTCTTGGAAGCCGGCCTCCCTCCCAACATTATTCAGTTTGTCCCAGCCGATGGCCCTGTTTTCGGAGACACAGTGACGGCCTCGGAGCACTTCTGTGGGCTCAACTTCACCGGCAGTGTCCC AACCTTCAAGCACCTCTGGAAACAGGTCTCTGAAAATCTGGACCGATACCGTACGTTCCCACGGCTGGCTGGAG aatgTGGCGGGAAGAACTTCCATTTTGTGCACGCCTCGGCCGATGTGCCCAGTGTGGTGAGCGGGACGCTGCGCTCCGCCTTCGAGTACGGCGGCCAGAAGTGCTCAGCCTGTTCTCGCCTTTACGCCCCCGATTCTCTGTGGCCCCGCATCAAAGGCATGCTCCTGGAGGAACACCAGAAGATCAAAGTGGGAGAC CCCGTAGAAGATTTTGAAACGTTTTTTTCTGCTGTGATCGACCAGAAG TCTTTCAAGCGCGTCCAGAAGTGGATCAAACATGCCGAGACTTCCCCCAAGCTCCACGTCCTTGCTGGGGGTAAATGCGACGACACCGTTGGGTATTTTGTCCAGCCGTGCATAATTGAAACCCAGGATCCGAAAGATCCCATCATGCAGGAG GAAATCTTTGGCCCTGTCCTGACAGTCTATGTGTACCCAGAGAAGCAATACCAGGACGTCCTCCGGCTAATAGACAACACTTCTCCCTACAGCCTCACGGGGGCAGTCTTTGCCCAGGATAA agCTGTGATTGCTGAAGCAAGGAAAATTCTCCACAATGCAGCGGGCAATTTCTACATCAATGACAAGTCGACCGGCTCAGTGGTAGCCCAGCAGCCCTTCGGGGGTGCTCGTGTCTCAG
- the LOC125445559 gene encoding intermediate filament family orphan 2-like, which produces MSFLQVFSLKYQVSYWERGGIARHFPSSPELGNDPAAMEAQEAEALQEELNEKIERLKAELVVFKGLMSDPMTDLDTKIQEKAMKVDMDICRRIDITAKLCDVAQQRNSEDVSKIFQVASKKKERKLPLEEDLSEQDTDNGRFSDDEVSCSLNITDEMKRMFNQLRETFDFDDDCDSLTWEENEDTLLLWEDFTNCNPSIELQGEQEENLGNLIHETESFFKTRDKEYQETIGQIELELATAKSDMNRHLHEYMEMCSMKRGLDVQMETCRRLIKGYCAEPNSPSPSSLASSDSGNTDEIQDEFDREADVEPMVS; this is translated from the exons ATGTCCTTTCTCCAGGTTTTTTCCCTGAAGTACCAGGTTTCAtattgggagaggggagggatcgCGAGGCACTTCCCTTCGAGTCCAGAGCTTGGAAATGATCCTGCAGcaatg GAAGCGCAAGAAGCTGAGGCGCTCCAGGAAGAGCTGAACGAGAAGATTGAGAGGCTGAAAGCCGAGCTGGTGGTCTTCAAGGGTCTCATGAGTGAC CCCATGACAGACCTGGACACAAAGATCCAAGAAAAGGCCATGAAGGTGGACATGGACATCTGCCGAAGAATCGATATCACAGCCAAGCTGTGTGATGTAGCCCAGCAGCGCAACTCTGAAGATGTTTCCAAGATATTCCAG GTGGCTTCGAAAAAGAAAGAGCGGAAGCTGCCTTTGGAAGAAGACCTCTCTGAGCAGGACACGGACAACGGCCGCTTCTCAGACGACGAAGTCAGCTGCTCTCTGAATATCACGGATGAAATGAAGAGGATGTTCAACCAGCT GCGCGAAACCTTTGATTTTGATGACGACTGCGACAGCTTAACATGGGAGGAGAACGAGGACACTTTGCTTCTCTGGGAAGACTTCACCAACTGCAACCCCTCGATCGAACTCCAGGgagag CAGGAGGAGAACTTGGGCAACCTGATCCATGAAACGGAGTCTttcttcaagacaagagacaaagaATATCAGGAAACAATAGGGCAGATTGAG CTGGAGCTGGCCACGGCCAAGAGCGACATGAACCGCCACCTCCACGAGTACATGGAAATGTGCAGCATGAAGCGGGGCCTGGATGTGCAGATGGAGACCTGCCGCCGGCTCATCAAAGGGTACTGCGCAGAGCC AAACTCTCCTTCTCCCAGCTCCTTGGCCAGCAGCGACTCAGGAAACACAGACGAGATTCAAGACGAGTTCGACAGAGAAGCAGACGTGGAGCCGATGGTCAGCTGA